tgagattacaggcatgagccactgtgcctggtccaccccaacctttttttttttttttttgagatggagtctcgctttgttgtccaggctggagtgcagtggcgcaatctcggctcactgcaaccttcgcctcccaggttcaagcaattctcctgcctcagccccctgagtagctgggattaacaggcatgtgccaccatgcccagctaatttttgtatttttagtagagacggggtttcgccatgttggccaggctgatcttgaaccctgacctcaggtgatccacctgcctcagcctcccaaagtgctgggattacaggtgtgagccaccgcgcccggcctgaccccaaccttttcatgtttgttttgtcTTCCCAGCTATGGTCAGGATAGATATGTTCTTCTGCAATCATTTAATATTCTTTCTTGACCCATATTTGGACCGTATTAGCATCCTTATTCTCCTCTAAActttttaggattgtttttagGAAATTAAGTGGAAGTTAGTAAATGGCAATTATATTCTTCTCaagtagaaaggaaaaagaaaaaagatcaattACTGCCTTGACCTTCGTTCACAGGTTCTGCCACGTGGTAGCACACTTTTCCTTCTCCAGGTGAGAGCCACAGTGCAGTGATCGGCCAAGTGGAGGCACGTTCTGGTATTTCTTCTCTAGTCTGGAGGCTTATAAAGGACTGTTTATGGTTTAGTGCCAAAATGTGAATTCCAAATTGTGGAGGAATTTTTTAGAAATGATTAATCAGAACCATGTCTTTCTACTGTTTGGTGTTTAGGTCCCACGAGTCATCCTGTGGCTGATGGTGGAGTTGGCTATCATCGGCTCAGACATGCAAGAAGTCATTGGCTCAGCCATTGCTATCAATCTTCTGTCTGTAGGAAGGTGAGGGGTTTTCCTCTAGAAAGTCATCAGTGTTTTGCTGGATTTCCAAgcagagataaaaacaaaaacccaattcatttttaattttgaagactCAACTCAATTGTTATTTCTTCTGTGGAACCTTTCTGGAAACAATTTCTTCTCCCCTGGTAGATGTAGACTCTACATCTTCCATTTCCCATGGTGGGTTATGCTTACCTTTATTAGAATGTGTGGCGTTTTGTATCGCAATTATTGATTTGTATGTCATTTTATCCCGCTAGatactatctttttattttattttatttatttaattttttgagacagagtctttctccatcacccaggctggagtgcagtggtatgatcttggctcactgcaacctctgcctcccaggttcaagcaattcttgtgcctcagtctcctgagtagctgggattacaggcacctgccaccatgtccagctaatttttgtatttttagtagagacggggtttcaccatgttggccaggcaggtctctaactcctgacctcaggtctaggaatgcccgcctcagcctcccaaagtgctgatattacaggcatgagccactacacccagcccccACTAGATACTATCTATCTAATCCTATAAAATTCTATCTGTCTAACTCCATGAGGGTAAGACCCAAACTTTTCAGCTTTGTATCCTAAGAGTGACATAGTAGACTCTCAATCAAAGTTTAAATGAATGTAATTAAGTTGATGCTGTTACCCTACTTTACCCAAGGCCTAGTTTTCTGCCATTGTCCCTCCTCCCTCAAGTCCTAGCTTCTCCAAGTGTTCTTTATCTGGAGAGCTGTTGGGAAGAGAGTGTTTTTcaatgtttcctttctttccgTCTCTCTGACTTCCATATCTCATCTCTGACCTAGAATTCCTCTGTGGGGTGGCGTTCTCATCACCATTGCAGATACTTTTGTATTTCTCTTCTTGGACAAATATGGTAAGGAGAGCGGGAATGGGAGGGTCAAAGGAGCTGCTCTCTGTCATGTGGCAGATGGGGAAGTCTACCTTCTCTGAGCTCACTGCTGCCTTTTTTCCTTTAGGCTTGCGGAAGCTAGAAGCATTTTTTGGCTTTCTCATCACTATTATGGCCCTCACATTTGGATATGAGGCAAGTGGTACAGGATATTCATTAGcttcttaaaataagtttttgtggttttttttttttagccttttaTTATAAAAGACAGTAATAATGCTAGTATGGTTCACTTATAGTGGGTGTATCAACAAAAAGCCAATTTTTCCCTGGGCCAATTTTAAAGGAATATGATCCATAGCAAAGATTAGCGTGCAGAAAGGCCTGCAGGGGCTCCCAGGTTTAAAATGACTAGATATTTTAGGGCTTTCCAGACTAGATTCTTTGGTCCCAAGTTGACCATCTGACAACAGAACAGCCATGGATAGTGTTAATTAAGGAGGGGGTTGCAGGGTTATTCTTGGGTGTTAACTTAGAGGAGTTCTGCTTTTGCTCATCCTGGTTTATATTAATTGCAGCTTGAACTTTCCCAATATTAAAACAGTTAatgaattatatgaaatatactgGATATTTCCTGGTTTGTGCCCCAACCCAGAAACTCCTTAGAGTCACTAACATTATTTGCAGTACTAGCACCTTTCTTTGTACAATTCTTATAAACTGATTTCTGCTTACTGGTCTggctgaactttaaaaaatatatgtaatctaTGGGTTGATTATGCCTCTTGGCCTAAGGCTTCCAAGAGAAATACTGAACCGGGGAAGAGTATATATGAGAGTGTTTAAGGATGAGTCTCTCATTACACACGTACTAGTGGCAAACagcaagtgatttttaaatgaacatggGTGAACAGAAGTATGCTCAGTATGGATAATAAAAATTGattctatattcttttttaatttttagatttttatttatttatttatttttgagccagAGCGTTGCTCTGTCAtgtaggctagagtgcagtgggtgtgatcttggctcactgcagcctctgcctcccaggttcaagtggttcttgtgcctcagcctcccaagtagctgggattattggcgtgtaccaccatgcctggctaacttattgtatttttagtagagatggggtttctctatgttggccaggctggtcttgaactgctgacctcaagtaatctgcccatcttggcctcccaaagtgctaggatttcagctgtgagccactgtgcctggccctggttGTATATTTTTGAGCCTTGTGGAATTACTAATAACCACAAGTCCCTtagcagctttttcttttttcttttcttttttttttttgagatggagtctccctctttcgcccaggctggagtgcagtggtgcgatctctgctcactgcaacttccacccccaggttcaagggattctcctgcctcagcctcccacgtagctgggattatgggtgcccgccaccgtgcctggttaatttttgtatttttcgtagagacggggtttcactatgtttgccaggctggtcttgaactcctgacctcaggtgatccacccgccttggcctgctaaagtgctaggattacaggtatgagccaccatgcctggctttttttttttttttttttttttttttttgagacagagtctcacactattGCCtatgctggagttcagtggcacgatctcagctcacctcctggactcaagtgatccttctacctcagcctccctagtagctagtactataggtatgcaccaccacaccgaggtaatttttgtagagataaggttttgttGTGttgtcaggctgctcttgaactcctgggctcaagcaatgctcctgccttggtctcctaaagtgctgggattataggcgtgagccaccgcacccagccctttctTTAGAAATTAATTATGTATCATACACATCTGTTTCATATATCTAAGATGTATTGTAAACTATCCGGATACTCAGTCTTGAATTCTCTGGCCCCTGATAGTAAGCCCCTTATGTTGCTTGGTCCTATGATGATTCTGTATTCCTCATTATCTTAGGtagttgcagaagaaaagattttggccaggtgtggtggcctgtaatcccagcactttgggtggctgaggtgggaagattgcttgtacttgggagattgaggtttcagtgagctgtgatcatgccactgcattccagcctgggtgacagagcaagatcctatctcaaaaaatataaaaataaggaagaaggcATTGTAAGGGATAAAGGATGCTAACTGTTCCCTGGTACTGTGTTACTCCCGTTTCACGTTCCTGTAAAGGCTAATCATTGTTATGTTGGTATGTAGTATGTTACAGTGAAACCCAGCCAGAGCCAGGTACTCAAGGGCATGTTCGTACCATCCTGTTCAGGCTGTCGCACTCCACAGATTGAACAGGCTGTGGGTATCGTGGGAGCTGTCATCATGCCACACAACATGTACCTGCATTCTGCCTTAGTCAAGGTGAGCAAGGCCCTTATCTCCTTCACCTCCTAGACAGTTCATGGGATCTTTTCCTTCAATTGCAAGGGACACAAAGTTAGTTTACAATTATTAGGACCATGAAGGAGCAAGGTATTTTCCAAGCCTGGACATTTATAAACTCCATATACTTAGATGCTGTTTTTATCACCAAATTGACCAGAGATTACTAACTGCATAAAGCAGGTGGGgctaaagttctttttttttttttttttttaattgagatggagtctcactctgttgcccaggctggagtgcagtggcgtgatctctactcactgcaaacctctccctcccgggttcaagcgattctcatgcctcagcctcctgagtacctgggattataggcgtgcaccaccacgcctggctaatttttctatttttagtagagatgtggtttcaccatgttggccaggctggtctcgaactcctgagctcaagcaatccacccgccttggcctcccaaagtgctgggattacaggcgtgagctactgtacccagcTGGGACTAAAGTTCTTCATAAAAGGTTGGAAGTGCATCAAGTCTCTTGTGTTTAAATTTCAAAAGCTCGAGTGGCCTTATGGAGGTCAGGAGTAAAGGAGCCCAAACAGGCTTTTACTGTCAGTATTATGTAATAGTTTGCTGGGAGATTTTAGAAACCTTTATAAATAGGTATATGCACACCTTAGGACTGAAATCAGGTCGTTTTTATAGGTCAGTGGTCCTTCCAGCCACTGAGAGTAACTGAGAGCTCAGTAGTCATTTAGTCTCTGTTCCCTATTTGGGGAATGTACAGTTCAACGAAAGGGCATGAAGTTCTTTTTTCTCCCCCCATATGAAGTTCTTAATTGCTCAGTGAACTAGGATGTAGGTGAGTGTTGGATCTCTCACTTTTCGTCTGGTCAACTTTTGTCCCCTAAATCTCTCAGCTGACTCCAAACTCCTGATATGTCACAAGGAAACTTGTTCTAACTGGTCAAAAAGTGACAGCTGTTGTTATCTTTCTAGTCTAGACAGGTAAACCGGAACAATAAGCAGGAAGTTCGAGAAGCCAATAAGTACTTTTTCATTGAATCCTGCATTGCACTCTTTGTTTCCTTCATCATCAATGTCTTTGTTGTCTCAGTCTTTGCTGAAGCATTTTTTGGGAAAACCAACGAGCAGGTGGTGAGTAAGCCAGGGTTATGGGTGGTAGTGAATGTGAGGGTAAAGTGAAGACTGCAATGGGATGGGGAAGGAAAATACCTCATTCTAGTGTTAATGTTCAGGAGGAATAATCTCTAGCTTCTCCTCTGCCCCCCAAAATCACCATGCACCAGTCAGAGTCTACAGTATGGGGCTGACCAAGCCTGGACCCTctttctcagcttttgtttgggaGTAgtcaacaaacagaaaacagaaactgtgaTGATGACAGACTTTGTCTTGTCATTTTGAATTCTGTATCAATCTTGATTTCCGATTACCTATGtagtgttttttttgagacggagtcttgcactgtcatccaagctggagtgcagtggcacagtctgggctcactgcctccacctcctgggttcaagcgattctcctgcctcagcctcctgagtagctgggattacaggtgcctgccaccacacccagctaattttttgtaattttagtagagatggggtttcaccatgttggccaggctggtctcaaactcctgacctcaagtgatccgcctgcctcggcctctcaaagtacagggattacaggcgtgagctcctgtgcctggcctgcctgtGTAGTTTTGATCACCATTTGTTTCCCGTCTATGGAACCTCTGACTCCTCTGTCTGCTTTGACTGAGGATTCTATTCTGGGTGTTCTCTcatgtctgaagccttcttcagAGCCTCTCCTCCTGTCATCATTTAAAGTACCCCAGCGTTTGTACATTATTACCATGCACACTGTAACTCAGTAAAGATTTTTGATGACCTGTGGGTGTAGAAGGATTATAGAGGAAGATCCTAGATAACATTGCTGCTAGTCTCTGCCCACATCACAGCATATGTCCAGTGTTTTCCCTCCAGCCTACCTCTTATAGATGATTGTGTATGATATGTAGGAGAGCTCTTATTTGGTCCTTGCTTCTGAAACAAAAGTTGCTGTTGAATTGCTTTGGGTTCTAGGTTGAAGTCTGTACAAATACCAGCAGTCCTCATGCTGGCCTCTTTCCTAAAGATAACTCGACACTGGCTGTGGACATCTACAAAGGGGTAAGCATGTTTGGATTTGTGATCTTTGTTCCTGAATCAGTATTTTTAGCATAGTATGTGGTCTTTTTTGTGACTTCACTTCAGATATGAGCATATCTCCTCTGGAGTGTCATTTATTTCAGAGTTCCAGACATCAGACAAGCATTTTGGATTAAATGGGAAGGAATAGAGGATCAGTTGAAAAGATATATaatacaggccgggtgcggttgttcacgcctgtaatcccagcactttgggaggctgaggcgggtggatcacttgagctcaggagttcaagaccagcctgaccaacatggtgaaaccctgtctctactaaaaacaaaaatacaaaaattagctggatgtggtggtgggcacctgtaatcttagctactcaggaggctgagacacgagaattgcttgaacctggaaggcagaggttgcagtgagccgagattgggccactgcactccagcttgggcgacagagtaagactctgtctttaaaaaaaagaaaagaaaagaaaagaaaaaaaagatgcagtatacaccccagcttttttttttttttttttttttttttgagacaaggtcttgctctgttgcccaggctggggtacagtggctcgatcatggctcactgcagcctccacctacctggtccaagtgattttcccatctcAGTCTTTTGGGTAATGGGACtgcaggcaagcaccaccacgcttggctaatttttttttctttttgagatggaattttgttcttgttgcccaggctggagtgcagtggcgtgatcttggctcactgcaatctctgccttccgggttcaagtgcttctcctgcctcagcctcccaagtagataggattacaggtgtgtaccaccacgcctggctaattttgtatttttagtagagatggggtctctccatgttggtcaggctggtctcgaactcctgacctcaggtgatccacccccctcctcggcctcccaaagtgctgggattacaggtgtgagccaccatgcctggccttgtattttttttgtagagtcagggtatttgccatgttgcctacgcttgtctcaaactcctgggctcaagggattctgcaaccctggcctcccaaagtgctgggattacaagcgtgagccaccctaCCCAGCCCCAAGAAAGTGTTCCTTAGTAAAGTGTTTTTACTGGAGTCTCTCAGTTCTTTATGCTGGTTACATTGTGATCCTCCAACAGTAGAATATATAGTGTGTAGCATTTCACCAATTTATTTGATATTTCCCTGTACTTCTATTGCCATTTTCCAGAATAGTGTGTAAAGGAATATAATTTGGGGAAAATGGTgtagacctcttttttttttttttttttttaatatttaagatgGAGGTTTAGGAGCTTGGAGAAGAGAAAGGACTAGGCAGAGAAACGAAGGAGCATCCAGTAAAGTTTAGACTGAAAGCTTCTGGAATGAGGTCAGGACTTGAGCCTAGCTTctggcacagtgcccagcacagcacTTGGTGTTGGTGGTGCATAGCAAAGAAGGGAGAAATGCCACAGGGAACTGCTGTTTTGGATATTGTCTGAGCAGATTATTGCCACAATCATATCCTTCCTCTTGGCCTCTCACAGGGTGTTGTGCTGGGATGTTACTTTGGGCCTGCTGCACTCTACATTTGGGCAGTGGGGATCCTGGCTGCAGGACAGAGCTCCACCATGACAGGAACCTATTCTGGCCAGTTTGTCATGGAGGTACGTGCTGGTATAGGATAGAGGGAGATAACACAACCCTTTcgttacttcttcttcttcttttttttttttttttgagatggagtctcactcgtcgcccaagttggagtgtaatggcacgatcttggctcactgcaacctccacctcccgggttcaagtgattctcctgactcagcctcccgagtagctgggattacaggctctggccaccatactcggctaattttttgtatttttagtagagatggggtttcaccatgttggccaggcaggtcttgaactcctgacctcaagtgatctacccgccttggcctctgaaagtgctgggattacaggcgtgagccactgtgcctggccccttttgtCACTGCTTAATCCCATTCTTCTGAGGTCTCTCCTGAACCTccccaaaacttttttttgtttcctgttgCAGACAGTCATCtgctcctatgttttcttccagggaTTCCTGAACCTAAAGTGGTCACGCTTTGCCCGAGTGGTTCTGACTCGCTCTATTGCCATCATCCCCACTCTGCTTGTTGCTGTCTTCCAAGATGTAGAGCATCTAACAGGGATGAATGACTTTCTGAATGTTCTACAGAGCTTACAGGtgaggaggaagctgaggaaaCACATCCTAGTTATTCAGGTAGCATTATGTACTGCCCTTGGGTACCAAGCCTAGCTGAGTGCTGGGAGGATATTGAGAGGAAGACAGAGGCATGGTTGTGGTCTGCAGTAAATGTATATGAAATCCTTGGCATCTAAAAGGATTTTAGAAATGGTTGGTTTTTTAAACCTGTTGAATGGGAACTATGAACTTTACTTACATATGGGACACAAAATTGTAGTTCATTAATGCAAGCAAACATTAAATGAACATATAGGACACTGTGCTAGGTCCTGTGGAGGTTAAGAAGACAAGTCACATACAAAGGTTTGTATGCTAGGTTAATGACAGCTCTGCAGAATTCAGCATAATGCCCAAGCATGTTGGGATGATAGGAATAATTATTTCTCATGGAGTAGTTGAGGCAGCATTTATGTTTCCCTTTCATTAATTGTGCTGTTCTCTAGGGTGATACAAGGACCCATAGTAATCCCATctgatcttctttcttttccagctTCCCTTTGCTCTCATACCCATCCTCACATTTACGAGCTTGCGGCCAGTAATGAGTGACTTTGCCAATGGACTGTGAGTGTACTCCTCTTCGTTCCCAAAAGGGATGCTGATATGGGGAAAGGGTATCTTCATGCAGTAGGCCAGTCAGACGTGAAACACAGAGGGAAGCGATATGCTTTGAGAGGTGATTGCTAGCTGCTTCCTCTTTGGCTTAGAGAATGGAAACTGTGAATATagtaaaggaagagaaagcaCGTCTTTCATATGAAGGGGAGAGAAAGTTCAGCTTTTACAGCATAACTCTTCAGCTTCAGCCACTGAAGTTTGAGGCACCTTAATTCTTTGTTAAATGATCTTAACAAAAAAGGCATAAGTTAGTACcttttatatatatctttaaaggATATGAGGTATCTGAAGTGACTTGTTGCATTTCTGGGAACGTTAATAAAATGGCTCATTGCGTTTCTAGGCCTTGTTGCATCTCTAGGGACTTAACTATTAGGGATTATTTGTTGGTGTCTTTTCCCCCCTCTTTCTCCCTGTCTACCAGTATCTAACTTTGGGTGATTTAACTTAGACTTATGAAgaatcattttttttcaaattaagaacaatttttccattcattttgaaCTGCCTCTAATTCCCatcctgtttccttttctgtctgtGGCCAAGTTGGATTATTCCATCAGTGACTGTGCTGATTTCTTTTACAGAGGCTGGCGGATTGCAGGAGGAATCTTGGTCCTTATCATCTGTTCCATCAATATGTACTTTGTGGTGGTTTATGTCCGGGACCTAGGGCATGTGGCATTATATGTGGTGGCTGCTGTGGTCAGCGTGGCTTATCTGGGCTTTGTGTTCTACTTGGTAAGTCTGGCCTGGAAGAGCAGGGGCATAGGTATCAGGGATGGTTGAGGTGGGGTTCACTGACATTCAGAAATGAACAgacccaggctgggcacagtggctcatgcctataatcccagtactttgggaggctgaggcgggaggattgcttgaatccagagaccaatctgggcaacatagtaagactccatctctacaaaaaaagagaaaggaacagacCCAAAAGAGCACATAACAATCTACCTCCAGGTGATCGAGACAATGTATATGGAATTGTCAAATCAGCtgtttacaaaataatatttctaacCATAAAATTCACTTTGGTTACTAAGATTTGTCATTTTTCAATTTCTGTCACTTCTGTAGTTTCCATTCTTAGTAATTCCTAACAAGAGAGTATAGTATGTTTGAGGAACTAAAAGAAGGGTAGCAGTACAGAGAGTGGAGAACGGTACAAAACAGAGGTGGAGAATAGGGCATGCAGTGTGATTTAGAGATTCGGGGTGGGACACGTGCGGCA
The Pan troglodytes isolate AG18354 chromosome 10, NHGRI_mPanTro3-v2.0_pri, whole genome shotgun sequence genome window above contains:
- the SLC11A2 gene encoding natural resistance-associated macrophage protein 2 isoform X5; its protein translation is MSIAYLDPGNIESDLQSGAVAGFKLLWILLLATLVGLLLQRLAARLGVVTGLHLAEVCHRQYPKVPRVILWLMVELAIIGSDMQEVIGSAIAINLLSVGRIPLWGGVLITIADTFVFLFLDKYGLRKLEAFFGFLITIMALTFGYEYVTVKPSQSQVLKGMFVPSCSGCRTPQIEQAVGIVGAVIMPHNMYLHSALVKSRQVNRNNKQEVREANKYFFIESCIALFVSFIINVFVVSVFAEAFFGKTNEQVVEVCTNTSSPHAGLFPKDNSTLAVDIYKGGVVLGCYFGPAALYIWAVGILAAGQSSTMTGTYSGQFVMEGFLNLKWSRFARVVLTRSIAIIPTLLVAVFQDVEHLTGMNDFLNVLQSLQLPFALIPILTFTSLRPVMSDFANGLGWRIAGGILVLIICSINMYFVVVYVRDLGHVALYVVAAVVSVAYLGFVFYLGWQCLIALGMSFLDCGHTVSISKGLLTEEATRGYVK
- the SLC11A2 gene encoding natural resistance-associated macrophage protein 2 isoform X1, coding for MVLGPEQKMSDDSVSGDHGESASLGNINPAYSNPSLPQSPGDSEEYFATYFNEKISIPEEEYSCFSFRKLWAFTGPGFLMSIAYLDPGNIESDLQSGAVAGFKLLWILLLATLVGLLLQRLAARLGVVTGLHLAEVCHRQYPKVPRVILWLMVELAIIGSDMQEVIGSAIAINLLSVGRIPLWGGVLITIADTFVFLFLDKYGLRKLEAFFGFLITIMALTFGYEYVTVKPSQSQVLKGMFVPSCSGCRTPQIEQAVGIVGAVIMPHNMYLHSALVKSRQVNRNNKQEVREANKYFFIESCIALFVSFIINVFVVSVFAEAFFGKTNEQVVEVCTNTSSPHAGLFPKDNSTLAVDIYKGGVVLGCYFGPAALYIWAVGILAAGQSSTMTGTYSGQFVMEGFLNLKWSRFARVVLTRSIAIIPTLLVAVFQDVEHLTGMNDFLNVLQSLQLPFALIPILTFTSLRPVMSDFANGLGWRIAGGILVLIICSINMYFVVVYVRDLGHVALYVVAAVVSVAYLGFVFYLGWQCLIALGMSFLDCGHTCHLGLTAQPELYLLNTMDADSLVSR
- the SLC11A2 gene encoding natural resistance-associated macrophage protein 2 isoform X2, whose amino-acid sequence is MSTVDSLNSVSGDHGESASLGNINPAYSNPSLPQSPGDSEEYFATYFNEKISIPEEEYSCFSFRKLWAFTGPGFLMSIAYLDPGNIESDLQSGAVAGFKLLWILLLATLVGLLLQRLAARLGVVTGLHLAEVCHRQYPKVPRVILWLMVELAIIGSDMQEVIGSAIAINLLSVGRIPLWGGVLITIADTFVFLFLDKYGLRKLEAFFGFLITIMALTFGYEYVTVKPSQSQVLKGMFVPSCSGCRTPQIEQAVGIVGAVIMPHNMYLHSALVKSRQVNRNNKQEVREANKYFFIESCIALFVSFIINVFVVSVFAEAFFGKTNEQVVEVCTNTSSPHAGLFPKDNSTLAVDIYKGGVVLGCYFGPAALYIWAVGILAAGQSSTMTGTYSGQFVMEGFLNLKWSRFARVVLTRSIAIIPTLLVAVFQDVEHLTGMNDFLNVLQSLQLPFALIPILTFTSLRPVMSDFANGLGWRIAGGILVLIICSINMYFVVVYVRDLGHVALYVVAAVVSVAYLGFVFYLGWQCLIALGMSFLDCGHTCHLGLTAQPELYLLNTMDADSLVSR
- the SLC11A2 gene encoding natural resistance-associated macrophage protein 2 isoform X3, producing MVLGPEQKMSDDSVSGDHGESASLGNINPAYSNPSLPQSPGDSEEYFATYFNEKISIPEEEYSCFSFRKLWAFTGPGFLMSIAYLDPGNIESDLQSGAVAGFKLLWILLLATLVGLLLQRLAARLGVVTGLHLAEVCHRQYPKVPRVILWLMVELAIIGSDMQEVIGSAIAINLLSVGRIPLWGGVLITIADTFVFLFLDKYGLRKLEAFFGFLITIMALTFGYEYVTVKPSQSQVLKGMFVPSCSGCRTPQIEQAVGIVGAVIMPHNMYLHSALVKSRQVNRNNKQEVREANKYFFIESCIALFVSFIINVFVVSVFAEAFFGKTNEQVVEVCTNTSSPHAGLFPKDNSTLAVDIYKGGVVLGCYFGPAALYIWAVGILAAGQSSTMTGTYSGQFVMEGFLNLKWSRFARVVLTRSIAIIPTLLVAVFQDVEHLTGMNDFLNVLQSLQLPFALIPILTFTSLRPVMSDFANGLGWRIAGGILVLIICSINMYFVVVYVRDLGHVALYVVAAVVSVAYLGFVFYLGWQCLIALGMSFLDCGHTVSISKGLLTEEATRGYVK
- the SLC11A2 gene encoding natural resistance-associated macrophage protein 2 isoform X4; this translates as MSIAYLDPGNIESDLQSGAVAGFKLLWILLLATLVGLLLQRLAARLGVVTGLHLAEVCHRQYPKVPRVILWLMVELAIIGSDMQEVIGSAIAINLLSVGRIPLWGGVLITIADTFVFLFLDKYGLRKLEAFFGFLITIMALTFGYEYVTVKPSQSQVLKGMFVPSCSGCRTPQIEQAVGIVGAVIMPHNMYLHSALVKSRQVNRNNKQEVREANKYFFIESCIALFVSFIINVFVVSVFAEAFFGKTNEQVVEVCTNTSSPHAGLFPKDNSTLAVDIYKGGVVLGCYFGPAALYIWAVGILAAGQSSTMTGTYSGQFVMEGFLNLKWSRFARVVLTRSIAIIPTLLVAVFQDVEHLTGMNDFLNVLQSLQLPFALIPILTFTSLRPVMSDFANGLGWRIAGGILVLIICSINMYFVVVYVRDLGHVALYVVAAVVSVAYLGFVFYLGWQCLIALGMSFLDCGHTCHLGLTAQPELYLLNTMDADSLVSR